The genomic DNA AGGAACTTCTGATCCTGATCAGCGATTAGAATGTTCATTGTTCGAACGATTGAAACAACCTATTAGGCGTGCTTCTTGATGATTTCTTCAACCTTGGCGCGGAGAGCCTGCAGGTCAACGGGCTTGTTGAATACTGCTGCAACGTCAAAGTGTTCTGCAGTGACCAGATAGTCGTCTGCTGCAGTACGGCCACCACCGCTCACGGCGATAGTACGATCAATCATATTCATGCGACGCAGGTCCAGAATCACTTCGAAGCCATCGCCATCCGGCATGATGATGTCGGTAATGACTACGTCGTACTTCTTGTTCTGGTACATGGTACGAGCAGACTTACCGCTGCTGGCGGTTTCAACTTCGTAGCCCTTAATTTCAAGGGCGGATTTC from Fibrobacter sp. UWEL includes the following:
- a CDS encoding response regulator transcription factor, which codes for MSTILIIDDDEQFNLMLKSALEIKGYEVETASSGKSARTMYQNKKYDVVITDIIMPDGDGFEVILDLRRMNMIDRTIAVSGGGRTAADDYLVTAEHFDVAAVFNKPVDLQALRAKVEEIIKKHA